A stretch of Pseudomonas sp. CCC3.1 DNA encodes these proteins:
- a CDS encoding iron-containing alcohol dehydrogenase, producing the protein MNHEFRSVPRVICEAGALQEIGYVFRGLGAQRVIVVCDPGIVSLGFAGRAQAVLEASGCEVAVFDQVTPDPSSTVVEQAASQARAFKADGVLGLGGGSSLDAAKLVALLINSEQPLHELYGTDKALGQRAPLVLMPTTSGTGSEVTWVSVITDPQNKKQAVYSPQLLPDVAVLDPQLTLGLPPKVTAATGLDAMVHAIEAYTSRTRKNPISDGLATAALALLSANLRKVLADGKDLEARTAMLQGSLMAGMAFVNASVAAIHALAYPLGARFHIPHGHANALVMAPVIRFNLLSAQRQYAELAAHVLPGVHFDDEASAAEAFVQAIESLVCDSGLELKLSDLKVDEASLAVMASEVVVGIRRLIDSNPRDMDEQDVEAIYRRVF; encoded by the coding sequence ATGAACCATGAATTCAGGAGTGTGCCGCGCGTCATCTGCGAGGCCGGGGCACTGCAAGAAATCGGCTATGTCTTTAGAGGCTTGGGCGCGCAACGGGTGATCGTGGTGTGCGACCCGGGCATCGTCAGCCTGGGGTTTGCCGGCCGGGCTCAAGCGGTGCTTGAAGCATCCGGCTGTGAAGTGGCGGTGTTTGATCAAGTGACCCCCGACCCGTCATCAACAGTGGTAGAGCAAGCCGCGAGTCAAGCGCGGGCATTCAAGGCCGATGGCGTATTGGGACTGGGCGGTGGCAGCTCGCTGGATGCAGCCAAACTGGTCGCGTTGTTGATCAACAGCGAGCAACCGCTGCACGAGTTGTACGGCACCGACAAGGCCCTTGGCCAGCGTGCGCCGCTGGTGCTGATGCCGACGACCTCGGGCACGGGTTCGGAAGTCACTTGGGTATCGGTGATCACCGACCCGCAGAATAAGAAACAGGCCGTGTACTCGCCTCAGCTGCTGCCGGATGTGGCGGTGCTCGACCCGCAACTGACCCTGGGCCTGCCGCCGAAAGTCACTGCGGCCACGGGGCTGGATGCCATGGTTCACGCCATTGAGGCCTACACCAGCCGTACGCGTAAAAACCCGATTTCAGATGGTCTGGCGACTGCCGCACTGGCTTTGCTTAGCGCCAACTTGCGCAAGGTACTGGCTGATGGCAAAGACCTCGAAGCGCGTACCGCCATGCTGCAAGGTTCGTTGATGGCGGGCATGGCGTTCGTCAACGCCTCAGTGGCGGCGATTCATGCGCTGGCTTATCCGCTGGGTGCCCGTTTCCACATTCCCCATGGGCACGCCAACGCCTTGGTCATGGCCCCGGTGATCCGCTTCAACCTGCTCAGCGCGCAGCGCCAATACGCCGAACTGGCGGCGCATGTGTTGCCGGGCGTGCATTTTGATGACGAGGCCAGTGCCGCCGAAGCCTTCGTCCAGGCTATAGAAAGCCTGGTTTGCGACAGCGGTCTGGAACTCAAATTGTCCGACTTGAAGGTGGATGAGGCGTCACTCGCTGTCATGGCCTCAGAGGTCGTGGTGGGGATTCGGCGCTTGATCGACAGCAACCCGCGAGACATGGACGAGCAAGACGTCGAGGCAATCTATCGACGTGTTTTTTAA
- a CDS encoding ABC transporter substrate-binding protein, whose translation MNNSKKNMLKHPLAFAITAAGLALSLSAGVQAAENGKFRIGVVTFLSGPAAGPFGEPSANAAKVLVEGLNKGQLPAPYDKIGINGAEIEVVIIDEAGGAAKQVEEFRNLVQRQKVDAVVGYISSGDCLAIAPVAEELGAMTVFYDCGTSQLFKEDKTPQYVFRTSLDAAVDNIGAARYLSKVRPDAQKVAGIQQNYAWGQDSWNDFTHSMEQLMPKAKVVESQMPKVFQGQYGAEISAISVKRPDIIHSSFWGGDMEALVLQANARGLLEDATAVLTCGESAIDRYKDQAPNGMIIGGRGPFGAFAPDNALNRWFKDNYQTAYKTAPTYPASKMAQAILGLKHAAENAKVESGKIPAPLEIAKAFKGATFESVSGTVQMARADGHQAMQGIAYGEYQYDPASKKGGVQNVIAFSGECVTPPDGTTALEWIKAGFPGAQCN comes from the coding sequence ATGAATAATTCCAAGAAAAACATGTTGAAACACCCTTTGGCCTTTGCCATCACGGCTGCCGGGCTGGCCCTGTCGTTAAGCGCCGGGGTGCAGGCCGCCGAAAACGGCAAGTTCCGGATTGGCGTCGTGACCTTCCTTTCGGGCCCGGCCGCCGGTCCGTTTGGCGAACCTTCGGCGAATGCCGCCAAGGTGCTGGTCGAAGGGCTGAACAAGGGCCAGTTGCCCGCGCCTTACGACAAAATCGGCATCAATGGTGCCGAGATCGAAGTGGTGATCATCGATGAGGCGGGCGGTGCGGCGAAGCAGGTCGAGGAGTTCCGCAATCTGGTGCAGCGCCAGAAAGTCGATGCTGTGGTTGGCTACATTTCGTCCGGTGACTGCCTGGCCATTGCGCCGGTGGCCGAAGAGCTGGGCGCGATGACTGTGTTCTACGATTGCGGCACCTCGCAATTGTTCAAAGAAGACAAAACCCCGCAGTACGTATTCCGTACCAGCCTTGATGCGGCGGTGGACAACATTGGTGCTGCTCGCTATCTGAGCAAGGTGCGCCCGGACGCACAGAAAGTCGCTGGCATTCAGCAGAACTACGCCTGGGGTCAGGACAGCTGGAACGACTTCACCCACTCCATGGAGCAACTGATGCCCAAGGCCAAAGTGGTTGAATCGCAAATGCCCAAAGTGTTCCAGGGCCAGTACGGCGCTGAAATTTCCGCGATCTCGGTCAAGCGCCCGGACATCATTCACTCCAGCTTCTGGGGCGGCGACATGGAAGCCCTGGTGCTGCAAGCCAACGCGCGCGGTCTGCTGGAAGACGCTACCGCTGTGCTGACCTGCGGCGAATCGGCCATCGATCGCTACAAGGACCAGGCACCCAACGGCATGATCATCGGTGGCCGTGGCCCGTTCGGCGCGTTTGCCCCGGATAACGCGCTCAACCGTTGGTTCAAAGACAACTACCAGACCGCCTACAAGACTGCGCCGACGTACCCGGCAAGCAAAATGGCCCAGGCCATTCTCGGCCTCAAGCACGCTGCGGAAAACGCCAAGGTTGAATCGGGCAAGATCCCGGCGCCGCTGGAAATCGCCAAGGCCTTTAAAGGCGCGACCTTTGAGTCGGTGTCCGGCACCGTGCAAATGGCCCGAGCCGATGGCCATCAAGCCATGCAAGGCATTGCCTACGGCGAGTACCAATACGACCCGGCAAGCAAAAAAGGCGGCGTGCAAAACGTCATCGCCTTTTCGGGTGAGTGCGTGACCCCGCCTGACGGCACCACCGCGCTGGAGTGGATCAAAGCCGGGTTCCCCGGCGCGCAGTGCAACTGA
- a CDS encoding sigma-54 dependent transcriptional regulator, whose protein sequence is MSDVHVLIVDDEEALVRSLSYALRGEGMRISTANSGEAALKQALDDIDIVLLDLGLPGIDGMATLEGLRQRSPHLPVIMISAHGDTRAAVQAVKGGATDYLTKPFELDDLLATISSTLAFDAPASTVAGLQGQSAAMSALQAAVQRIAHSSATRILLLGESGTGKTLVAQALHSHSSRAASAFIEVNCAALPEQLIEAELFGSEKGAYTGAHQRRAGLVSQANGGTLFLDEIGELPLSLQAKLLHFLENGSYRAVGASQASSADVRVVAATNRDLADDVRLGRFREDLFYRLNVITVDIPALRERGDDWRLLAQYFAQRQAVEEGASPIQFLPDCVAALRRHRWPGNVRELKNLVERLTILSPGQGISAAMLPAHLQGSESEPALVLGDQLERAERDLVTDALTRSAGHKGLAAQLLGISRHALKRRLQRLGIER, encoded by the coding sequence ATGTCCGATGTTCACGTGTTAATCGTCGATGATGAAGAAGCGCTGGTGCGCTCGCTCAGTTATGCACTGCGAGGGGAGGGCATGCGCATCAGCACGGCCAACAGTGGCGAAGCCGCGCTGAAACAGGCGCTGGATGATATAGACATCGTGTTGCTCGACCTGGGCCTGCCGGGCATTGATGGCATGGCCACGCTGGAGGGGTTGCGCCAGCGCAGCCCGCACCTGCCGGTGATCATGATTTCGGCCCATGGCGACACGCGGGCCGCCGTGCAGGCGGTCAAGGGCGGTGCCACCGACTACCTGACCAAACCCTTTGAGCTGGATGACTTGCTGGCGACCATCAGCAGCACCCTGGCCTTTGATGCGCCTGCGTCTACGGTCGCGGGGCTGCAAGGACAAAGTGCAGCCATGAGCGCGTTGCAGGCCGCGGTGCAACGGATTGCCCACAGTTCAGCGACGCGGATTCTATTACTGGGCGAATCCGGCACCGGCAAAACCTTGGTGGCCCAGGCCCTGCACAGCCACAGCTCGCGGGCCGCCAGCGCCTTTATAGAAGTCAACTGCGCGGCCTTGCCCGAGCAACTGATTGAAGCTGAACTGTTCGGCTCCGAGAAAGGCGCCTACACCGGCGCTCATCAGAGACGCGCCGGATTGGTCAGCCAGGCCAACGGCGGCACCTTGTTCCTCGACGAAATTGGCGAGTTGCCGCTCAGCCTGCAAGCCAAGCTGTTGCACTTTTTGGAGAACGGCAGCTACCGCGCCGTGGGCGCCAGTCAGGCCAGCAGCGCTGACGTGCGGGTGGTGGCCGCGACCAACCGAGATCTGGCGGACGATGTGCGTCTGGGGCGGTTTCGCGAAGACCTGTTTTACCGCCTGAACGTCATCACCGTCGACATCCCGGCGTTGCGCGAGCGCGGCGATGATTGGCGGTTGCTGGCGCAGTATTTTGCCCAGCGTCAGGCGGTGGAAGAGGGGGCTAGCCCGATCCAGTTCTTGCCCGATTGTGTGGCGGCCCTGCGTCGTCATCGCTGGCCCGGCAACGTGCGCGAGCTGAAAAACCTGGTCGAGCGCCTGACCATCCTGTCGCCGGGGCAAGGCATCAGCGCAGCGATGTTGCCCGCGCATCTGCAAGGGTCTGAATCGGAGCCTGCCCTGGTGTTGGGCGATCAACTTGAACGTGCCGAGCGTGACCTGGTGACCGACGCGCTCACCCGCTCGGCGGGCCACAAAGGGCTGGCCGCGCAATTGCTCGGCATCTCCCGGCATGCGCTCAAACGCCGCCTGCAACGCCTGGGTATTGAGCGATAA
- a CDS encoding ABC transporter ATP-binding protein produces MNCILETQGLCKEFGAVTAAKDVNVRIHKGEVVGVIGSNGAGKTTFINMVTGYLKPSRGEILFNGQSILGRTPRAITRAGMARSFQVAQLFPQLSVLDNLLIAVSAAQSPFPSLLAPMRNASRIAQADAILAEFDISRWRDTQVTAVPQGVRKLIDIAMALIGDPQMLLLDEPTSGVSAEEKTALMDTVMRVVAQHQVTVLFVEHDMDVVRRYVSRILAFYSGEVLADGAPEAVLANARVQEFVTGGPNAHKRAAQ; encoded by the coding sequence ATGAACTGCATTCTTGAGACCCAAGGGCTGTGCAAAGAGTTTGGCGCCGTGACAGCAGCCAAAGACGTCAACGTGCGTATCCACAAAGGCGAAGTGGTTGGAGTGATCGGCTCCAACGGCGCGGGCAAAACCACGTTTATCAACATGGTCACCGGCTACCTGAAACCCAGCCGTGGCGAGATTCTGTTCAACGGCCAGTCGATTCTTGGGCGCACCCCGCGTGCCATCACCCGGGCGGGTATGGCCCGCTCGTTCCAGGTCGCGCAGTTGTTCCCGCAGTTGAGTGTGCTGGACAACCTGCTGATTGCCGTATCCGCCGCACAGAGCCCGTTTCCGTCACTGCTGGCGCCGATGCGCAACGCGTCACGCATCGCTCAGGCGGATGCGATTCTGGCCGAGTTCGACATCAGCCGCTGGCGCGACACCCAAGTCACTGCCGTGCCGCAAGGCGTGCGCAAACTGATCGACATCGCCATGGCGTTGATCGGCGACCCGCAAATGCTGCTGCTCGATGAGCCTACCAGCGGCGTCAGCGCCGAAGAAAAAACCGCGCTCATGGACACCGTCATGCGGGTGGTTGCGCAGCACCAGGTCACGGTGTTGTTCGTGGAACATGACATGGACGTGGTGCGCCGCTATGTGTCGCGGATTCTGGCCTTCTACAGCGGCGAAGTATTGGCCGATGGCGCGCCCGAAGCGGTGCTGGCCAACGCCCGCGTGCAAGAGTTCGTGACGGGCGGGCCAAACGCTCACAAGAGGGCAGCGCAATGA
- a CDS encoding ATP-binding cassette domain-containing protein, with the protein MSLDIRNLHVSIEGVPILHDVSLQVGAGQMVGLIGHNGAGKTTLIRAIMGLLEADSGSITFAGQNLRSQAGFTRASSGISYLPEDRRLIPALTVEENILLPVWANKLQDSQRRLEWVYSLIPEIAQFRERKAMQLSGGQQKLVALARALMPGHKLLLLDEPFEGVAPVLSRRLSEVIAKLGREGLCVLISESDDTHSADLVDALFRIERGSVTAG; encoded by the coding sequence ATGAGTCTGGATATTCGCAACCTGCACGTATCGATTGAAGGCGTGCCGATTTTGCACGACGTGTCTTTGCAAGTGGGCGCCGGGCAAATGGTCGGCTTGATCGGCCATAACGGCGCCGGAAAAACCACCTTGATTCGCGCCATCATGGGCTTGCTTGAGGCCGATTCGGGCTCTATCACGTTTGCCGGTCAGAATTTACGCAGCCAGGCGGGCTTTACCCGAGCCTCGTCAGGTATCAGTTACTTGCCGGAAGACCGTCGACTGATCCCGGCGCTGACTGTTGAAGAAAACATCCTGCTGCCGGTCTGGGCCAACAAGTTGCAAGACAGCCAGCGGCGCCTGGAATGGGTATACAGCTTGATCCCGGAAATCGCCCAGTTCCGCGAGCGCAAGGCCATGCAACTGTCCGGTGGGCAACAAAAGCTGGTGGCGCTGGCGCGGGCGTTGATGCCGGGGCACAAGCTGCTGTTGCTCGATGAGCCTTTTGAAGGTGTGGCGCCGGTGTTGTCCCGGCGCCTCAGCGAAGTGATCGCCAAGCTCGGCCGCGAAGGCCTGTGCGTACTGATTTCTGAATCCGATGACACTCATTCTGCCGATCTGGTCGATGCGCTCTTTCGCATCGAGCGCGGCAGTGTGACCGCAGGGTAG
- a CDS encoding ABC transporter substrate-binding protein, whose product MRLWAHYLLTLSSLLVSTFSSAEVGRLELGVPASEADLTMGCLYPMTERAAIYGHDSILGIQVALNELQARRVAGEPVPRLRVIVDDDQSKASYGVSLAKSYIHKDGVQVLCGMVSSGVALAVSQLARQEKVLMIGTDHASSRMTLENGHPYYFRVTNDTWTSMAAGARYLQALQKKTGWKRLAFIGPDYEYGHVSRDDLHEALNQLGVKFEDVIELWPRLYEPDYSPYITALEQAKPDIIVSAIWGGDFHAFVKQAAGSRLLETSRLANFDTGANYDFLVSLGNKAPAGLILSARHHNNWPDTERNRSFVERFHQLSGRYPTYAAQGAYTGIMVMAKAYEQTGGATDSQSLIHALEGLEIALPEDPPGTFSRIDPVTHQIQQSQAIGTPVSNTDYPPAQLMLGDWSVYSAQELQLDSATLKRRLAARKPVAEP is encoded by the coding sequence ATGCGTTTATGGGCCCATTACCTCCTGACTCTGAGCAGTCTGCTCGTCAGCACCTTCTCCAGCGCCGAAGTCGGCCGCCTGGAACTGGGCGTGCCTGCGTCAGAAGCCGATCTGACCATGGGGTGCCTGTACCCGATGACCGAGCGCGCAGCCATCTACGGGCACGACAGCATCCTCGGCATTCAAGTCGCACTCAATGAATTACAAGCCCGTCGTGTGGCCGGTGAGCCGGTGCCGCGCTTGCGGGTGATCGTTGATGACGACCAGTCCAAAGCTTCGTACGGCGTCAGTCTGGCCAAGAGCTATATCCACAAGGACGGTGTGCAAGTGCTGTGTGGCATGGTCTCGTCCGGGGTCGCGCTGGCCGTGAGCCAACTGGCCCGCCAAGAGAAAGTGCTGATGATCGGCACCGACCACGCCTCGTCACGCATGACCCTGGAAAACGGCCATCCTTACTATTTTCGGGTCACCAACGACACCTGGACCTCCATGGCCGCCGGTGCGCGTTACCTGCAAGCGTTGCAGAAAAAAACCGGCTGGAAACGCCTGGCGTTCATTGGCCCCGATTACGAGTACGGCCACGTGTCGCGCGATGATTTGCACGAAGCGCTGAACCAATTGGGCGTGAAGTTCGAAGACGTCATTGAACTGTGGCCGCGCTTGTACGAGCCGGATTACTCGCCCTATATCACCGCGCTGGAGCAGGCCAAGCCCGACATCATCGTGTCAGCGATCTGGGGCGGTGATTTCCATGCCTTCGTCAAACAGGCCGCCGGTAGCCGCCTGCTGGAAACCTCGCGTCTGGCGAACTTCGACACCGGGGCCAATTACGACTTTCTGGTGTCGCTGGGCAACAAGGCGCCTGCTGGCTTGATCCTCTCTGCACGCCACCACAACAACTGGCCGGACACCGAGCGCAATCGTTCGTTTGTCGAGCGTTTTCACCAGTTGAGCGGGCGCTACCCGACCTACGCCGCACAGGGCGCCTACACCGGCATCATGGTGATGGCCAAAGCCTATGAACAAACCGGCGGCGCGACCGACAGCCAGTCCCTGATCCACGCACTCGAAGGCCTGGAAATCGCCTTGCCCGAAGACCCGCCCGGGACCTTTTCGCGCATCGATCCAGTGACCCATCAAATCCAGCAAAGCCAGGCCATTGGCACGCCGGTCAGCAATACCGATTACCCGCCTGCCCAACTGATGCTGGGGGACTGGTCGGTGTATTCGGCGCAAGAGCTACAGCTCGATAGCGCCACGCTAAAGCGGCGTCTGGCCGCACGAAAACCCGTTGCCGAGCCTTAA
- a CDS encoding branched-chain amino acid ABC transporter permease, whose product MRLSKTELILLGVAVLLAAGGVIAPQWLVFLLTMALAKAMVVQGVVMQMRAGLVTFGQGLFFCVGGYAVGMSGHFLDITDLALLLLIGVGAAVLLAMLLGLLMTRYREIFFAMLSLAFSMILYGVLVKSSALGSTDGFNVKAWTLFGWTPASGQAPLALFIIIVACSGLLAVLLHRYSRSSAGMMCEAIRENEVRVEYLGQSPRWVLYMNYVAAAAVSALGGGFMALSAGHIDPEMAYWITSGEFVFIALLGGTAHVAAPFIAAILFAVVRTYAIELVPHSWQMILGFTLLAIIVFLPKGLWSLFTGQARRAKA is encoded by the coding sequence ATGCGCCTGAGTAAAACCGAATTGATTCTGCTCGGCGTTGCCGTGCTGCTGGCCGCAGGCGGCGTGATTGCCCCGCAATGGCTGGTGTTTTTGCTGACCATGGCCTTGGCCAAGGCCATGGTGGTGCAAGGCGTGGTGATGCAAATGCGCGCCGGCTTGGTGACCTTTGGCCAAGGCTTGTTCTTCTGCGTGGGCGGTTACGCCGTGGGCATGAGCGGGCACTTTCTGGACATCACCGACCTGGCCCTGTTGCTGCTGATCGGGGTAGGTGCGGCAGTGCTGCTGGCCATGTTGCTGGGGCTGCTGATGACCCGCTACCGCGAGATCTTCTTTGCCATGCTGTCGCTGGCGTTCTCGATGATTCTGTACGGCGTGCTGGTCAAAAGTTCGGCGCTGGGCAGCACCGACGGCTTTAACGTCAAAGCCTGGACCCTGTTCGGCTGGACACCCGCTTCGGGCCAGGCGCCGCTGGCGCTGTTCATCATCATCGTTGCCTGCTCGGGGCTGCTGGCGGTGTTGCTGCATCGCTACAGCCGCAGCAGCGCAGGGATGATGTGCGAGGCCATCCGTGAAAACGAAGTGCGGGTCGAATACCTCGGCCAGTCGCCGCGTTGGGTGCTGTACATGAACTACGTGGCGGCGGCTGCCGTGTCGGCGTTGGGTGGTGGTTTCATGGCCTTGTCGGCCGGGCACATCGACCCGGAAATGGCTTACTGGATCACCTCCGGCGAGTTCGTGTTCATCGCGTTGCTGGGCGGCACGGCACACGTCGCCGCGCCGTTTATCGCGGCCATCCTGTTTGCCGTAGTGCGCACCTACGCCATCGAACTGGTGCCGCACAGCTGGCAAATGATTCTGGGGTTCACCCTGTTGGCGATCATCGTTTTCCTGCCTAAAGGTTTGTGGAGCCTGTTCACCGGGCAAGCGCGGAGGGCAAAAGCATGA
- a CDS encoding branched-chain amino acid ABC transporter permease, protein MMSLFAVLIDGTIYASWLFLVAAGLTVIYGVMRILNMAHGSFYAIGAYAAASLVGWYFNNGVGPVWAGYLLMLGCALVAGLIVGLIIERGLLRFMYGRDEVLMVIITYALLLILEDTMKMIWGVNPYFAYQPYAEMGRSALAGLKVSNYDLMLVGVSLVLGLGLWLWLERTHQGKVLRAVIHDREVAMAMGVNVRRMFTLVFVLGTMLGTLAGALTAPAISVVPGMGVEVIVLAFAVVVIGGMGSIEGAAVGALLVGLSRAAAVHYAPEFELFVIYGVMALVLAVRPQGLFGRVLARKI, encoded by the coding sequence ATGATGAGTCTTTTCGCGGTGCTGATTGACGGCACCATCTATGCCTCGTGGCTGTTTCTGGTCGCGGCCGGGCTCACAGTGATCTACGGGGTGATGCGCATCCTGAACATGGCCCACGGCAGCTTTTATGCCATCGGTGCCTACGCCGCTGCGTCACTGGTGGGCTGGTATTTCAATAACGGGGTTGGCCCGGTCTGGGCCGGGTATCTGCTGATGCTCGGCTGCGCGCTGGTCGCCGGCCTGATTGTCGGGCTGATCATCGAGCGGGGCTTGCTGCGCTTCATGTACGGCCGCGACGAAGTGCTGATGGTGATCATCACCTACGCGCTGCTGCTGATCCTCGAAGACACCATGAAAATGATCTGGGGCGTGAACCCGTACTTCGCCTATCAGCCATATGCCGAAATGGGCCGCAGCGCGCTGGCCGGGCTCAAGGTCTCGAATTACGACCTGATGCTGGTCGGCGTCTCTCTCGTGCTGGGGCTGGGCCTGTGGTTATGGCTGGAGCGCACGCACCAGGGCAAGGTGCTGCGCGCCGTGATCCACGACCGCGAAGTGGCCATGGCCATGGGCGTCAATGTGCGGCGCATGTTCACCCTGGTCTTTGTGCTGGGCACCATGCTCGGCACATTGGCGGGTGCCCTGACTGCACCGGCGATCTCGGTGGTGCCAGGCATGGGCGTTGAGGTGATTGTGCTGGCGTTTGCCGTGGTGGTGATTGGCGGCATGGGCAGCATCGAAGGCGCGGCAGTTGGCGCCTTGCTGGTGGGCTTGAGCCGCGCCGCGGCCGTGCATTACGCGCCGGAGTTCGAACTCTTTGTGATCTACGGGGTGATGGCGCTGGTGTTGGCCGTGCGTCCCCAAGGGCTGTTCGGCCGTGTACTGGCGAGGAAAATCTAA
- a CDS encoding iron-containing alcohol dehydrogenase, with protein MLKFTFETTPRVICEIDGALRLGALCRELNAERVLLVSDPGLLRAGLLDAPMQAMRDSGLQVTLYSDVQADPPVACVEDAVAVARECRAQAVIGLGGGSSLDIAKLVALLCGHEQRLEDIYGIGLAKGPRLPLIQVPTTAGTGSEVTAVAIVTTPSHEKKGVVSPLLYPDIALLDARLTVGLPAAVSAMTGVDAMVHAIESFTSVHKKNVLSDGLAVQALTLLAANMDRVLAEPGDLQARSNMLLGSMLAGMAFANAPVAAVHALAYPLGGHFHVPHGLSNALVLVPVLNFNRPAAEALYAQLASAVLPQERFANTSEACDHFIGFMTRLVARMPFAQRLNEVGVTAEDLDQLTDDALKIERLLINNPRPLNRDDIHAIYTSVL; from the coding sequence ATGTTGAAATTTACCTTTGAAACCACACCGCGGGTGATCTGCGAAATTGATGGCGCGCTACGCCTTGGCGCCTTGTGCCGAGAGCTGAATGCCGAGCGGGTGTTGCTGGTCAGCGACCCCGGCCTGCTGCGCGCGGGCTTGCTCGATGCGCCCATGCAGGCCATGCGTGACAGCGGCTTGCAGGTCACGTTGTACAGCGATGTGCAGGCGGACCCGCCGGTGGCCTGCGTCGAAGACGCCGTGGCGGTGGCGCGTGAGTGTCGCGCTCAGGCGGTGATCGGTTTAGGCGGTGGCAGTTCGCTGGACATCGCCAAATTGGTGGCTTTGCTCTGCGGCCACGAACAGCGGCTGGAGGACATCTACGGCATCGGTCTGGCCAAGGGCCCGCGTTTGCCGCTGATCCAGGTCCCGACCACCGCGGGCACCGGCTCGGAAGTCACGGCAGTGGCCATTGTGACCACCCCGAGCCACGAGAAAAAGGGCGTGGTCAGCCCGTTGCTCTACCCCGACATTGCATTGCTCGATGCCCGTCTGACGGTCGGATTGCCCGCTGCCGTCAGCGCCATGACCGGCGTCGATGCGATGGTGCACGCCATCGAGTCCTTCACCAGCGTGCACAAAAAGAACGTGTTGTCCGATGGCCTGGCGGTGCAGGCGCTGACCCTGCTGGCGGCGAACATGGACCGCGTGCTGGCCGAGCCGGGTGATTTGCAGGCGCGCTCAAACATGCTGCTGGGCTCGATGCTGGCGGGCATGGCATTCGCCAATGCGCCGGTGGCGGCGGTGCATGCGCTGGCCTATCCGCTGGGCGGGCATTTTCACGTGCCCCACGGTCTGAGTAACGCGCTGGTGCTGGTGCCGGTGCTGAACTTCAATCGCCCGGCAGCCGAAGCGTTGTACGCGCAATTGGCCTCAGCGGTGTTGCCGCAAGAGCGCTTTGCCAATACCAGTGAGGCCTGTGATCACTTCATCGGGTTCATGACCCGACTGGTCGCGCGCATGCCGTTTGCCCAGCGTCTGAATGAAGTGGGCGTGACCGCAGAGGACCTCGATCAACTGACCGACGACGCGTTGAAAATCGAGCGACTGTTGATCAACAACCCGCGCCCGCTTAACCGCGACGACATCCACGCTATCTACACCTCGGTGTTGTAG